The sequence tagtaaGATAACATGactgtttaattattttaatttaatatatacatTAAATTTGACATGACATATAcataattttaatatgaaacAATCTAAATTTGTATTTTAGTTTGTTTAACTTGACACATTAAGTATTTTAAACATATTTGTTAATTTATATGtactctttatttatttaaaaaattaaatatgaaaattatttcaaagttttaaaacaaatatttatgttatatatattttaagtatttggttttgttattttgattattagaattaaaattttgtacAGTAACTAATTAGATAATTAAGGTGAAgtgttataaatttttttgaagcaTAAGTAATACTAATCATGTTTTCCACTCAAAAAATACTAATAATGTTttcattatatttaaaattttgtttatttttcgcGTGAATATTATataacacacacatatatatatacatataaatataatcaTGTATGacatttaaagaaaaaaaaacccttGTATGCAACTAACACCCGttttatgaaaattcaattaaacaatgaaaacaacataaaaataaaaggaaTTGCACCCTATACTAAGgctttgaaattaaaatataaaatattaaaattaaacgGTAAAAATATACAAACAtttgaaataatataatataatataatgcaTATTCAATGCATGCTAATAAATTCTTTTTTATGGATGTAATTGTACTTTGTTACATATAGTTTCAtctttatatcaaaatatgaaAACGGgataaaaaaaccaaaaacaaaaaaaaaagtacaaTTATCAATCATTTGCAGACCATTAATGATGTCCTTTTCGGAGTGGTCTCATCGGGGCTTTCTCAGTACACGAGCACATGTCCGAAAGGTAATATTCAACTCTATTGATTAATTGGTGAAAATATAAGTACTCACTTTACAAATGTTTGTCCATGTATGTGAACGATATGATAGCTCTCCCCGAAGGCCTGAAAATGACCGGTGTTGCTATGGTGAACCTCAGACCACAGCCTGGATTACAGGTTGTCAATTTTATAgtcttataatatattataagcgGTTCAAACTTTATAAGTTCAAATATCAataatattattggattgaaataaaatcaactAGCCGTGATTACAGGATCTAACAGAGATGATGAGCGAAAAAAGTAGGCCTCAATGGGGTAACAAATTTGGTATAATTCTCCTCCCTGTCTTTTATTATAAAGACAGTTCAAATCCTCTCGACTTTGTGAAGAGAGCCAAGGCAATGATCGACCAGAAAAAGCTCTCGTTAGAGGCTCCTTGCTCCTATATCATCGGCAACTTGATCATGTCTCTTTTCGGCCCGAAGGTGAAGAAGTAGGACTTAATATATACTCTATTCATTTCGATTAGATAGATGCATTTTTTCGCACGGAttaacaaaatatatcaaacttcctATTTAACCttatttaattcattcaaaaaataattatacgTTTTTTAAGATGTAGTTAATAAgagtaaaattatataaaaatattgctaaatacaataaaaacttatatatttgaaacaaaCAAAAGTAAACATATCTTATATAATTGAGATGCaggtagtatatatatatatatatgtgtgcgTGTGTGAATATTTGAAAGTGTGAGTGCTTCTGTGCTTGAAATGTTTttctaaatttaaattaaattttctttatattCAGATGTGAGCAAAATAGCCAAATTCATCACACCTTttgtctattttttttattttggtattttatataatcaaattttggttttcatgCTACAAGTTATATTTATCCATTCCTATTTCATCGAATTGTTGATGTGATGGCCTAAATGTTGGCACGTACGATATGCATGGGGGAAAAACCTAATACAGTGTAGTTAGAATCTTGATTACTAAagtgatcaaaataaaaattaggtCAATTGTactgtataatatttttttttcttaggaTGTGaaacattaaaatatattatttcttaCAAAATATTAGTTAAAATTTGACCTGATTGTTGTTTGTTTCTTGTAGGTTGCCGCTATCCTGAATTACCGGATAATTTGTAACACCACATTTACTATATCGAACGTAGTTGGCCCTCAGGAAGAGATCACTTTAGGTGGCAACCCGGTGAAGCACATAAGAGCCACTTCCACCAGCCTACCTCATGTAACATACATACATTTCCGATTTCTTcatatgtttgtcatttttcaTCGTGGTACTGACTAACATAGTGATGGATGTTAATTATATAATATCGTCGATATGTTCAACGTCACGTCGACATAATGTCAGGGGAAATCACTCACCTTCctctaattatatatatataatgcaggCAATCACTTTGCACATGGTGAGTTACGCAGGAGTGGCTGACTTGCAAATTCTGGTGGCCAAAGATATAATCCCACAACCCAAACTTCTAGCCAAGTGTTTCGAAGATGCTTTGTACCACATGAAGGAAGCTGCCGAGGAATCACGTCTTTGAAACTCATCACTTCAATTTATTAATTCCAACTTTATTGATCGAGTGCATCAAAGTATCATATTTACTATGTCGGATTTgggacaaaaaaaaataaaaaattctctCGTGAATTCGGATTCATGAATGTGAAATGAACTACCAATAGATATGAATAAAAACGGAGTTCGGATTTTAAATCCATGGATTTAGAATTCTGCTATGGTGTTTGACTGAATAGTTAAAATGTTATTTAAGAATTGAACTTGACAGTTGAAAGTaatattatttgagataaaaaaaatatttctaaatcactcttttttttcaaaaaaaaaaagcttgtTTATTAATAACATTTATGCAAATATTCGTATAGTGATGTTTATCATGATATAcaagaagaaaatatttttaaaagtagCAAGAAAAAACCAGATTTTactaagagggtgtttggctaaacttattaaaaagagcttataagatcttagagcttaaaagctATTTTACTAGCTTATAAATTGTTATAACCAATGTTTTTGGaaccggaccggaccggccaATTCGACCGGTTCGACCGGAAACCGGTCGGTTCTCCGGTCCGGACCAACTCCAAAAACCGAAAAACCGGTCCAACCGGTCAAAACCGATCAagaaccggttggaccggtcaagaaccggaaaaccggttgaaccggttttccgaatttttttttattttttaaaatttaagattttttttatttttaaaactttaaatttattatttatatatatatacattattatttagaatttttactttatttaaaaaattgttttttaaaaattaaataatttattatttaaataatttataattataattgttattttgaatatatttaaatgtttatttagttttcaaaatatgttaaatatatatttttttgtctatttatataatttttgagtttttaaaatttaaaatatattatttattatattaaattatataaacggttttccggTTCGACCGCCCGGTTAAAACAGTCCGACCGGTTGGACCGTTTTTTCCAGGTaaaccggttcgatcaccggtccgaTTATAAAAACACtggttagaacttattttaaaaataagctgttaaagtgtttgtgtaaaattattttaaataaattaaagatgttgatgtgtttggtattataagatctttttattgtcaaaattaccaaaaaggtATAATtgtatgaaaataatatttagaattatacatatacgaaaataattttagaataaacctatattaaaaaataaaattgttttaatatttaattttagaaaaatttatgtgatttgtaattttttttaataatatttaatgggtgAAGGATAAgatggagatttattaaaatattcaaagatattttagagagatagaatattaaaataagatctttttgaaaaaagtacctctccccttacttttttaaaaacagcttattttgacagcttataagctgttttttaaaaaatttaccaaacatATTttcagagcttataagctgtttgaaagagcttttaagctctgccAAACATCctctaaataaatttttttatgaattaacaCAAATGTTCACCATAAGGTTTTTTTTACCAAAGCCGGATAAAttagacatttttttaaaatattaaaaataaggtTTTTAATAACACTAGAACTTTCGAGtataaacatattttatttgatttttttcccTTAAATTTCTCAAAATATAGATATACAATATTAATGCAAATTTAATattagaaatattttttattttctatatCTATATAGCTCAAAAGCCTATGAAAAtctcatcaaaattttataacaCAAAACTTCAATATCATATGTCAGAAGAATTTTCGACTTGGAATCACAAATATGGATCGGATAGACTCGATCATAtcacaaatataaattcatgaTATTATCTCacaaaaatacatatttattttataaaaatgttaaataaaatttcatcaaatatcAATTTCGTTCCAAATTCTCGAATCTTCCACATCAGCGGtgatataaaatttataatgtAAGTTTGTTTGGGAGGATCATCTTTCTTTTGGTTTAGCTCTGTTGTAcgggttagtctatgctacaccgggAGTGCTTCTCCCCCTATTTCAATATCATTAGATCACGTGAgacccatatatttttatgaaaattgacatatgttttgatgatccaatggttgatatttgaccacatcatgggAAAAAAAGTACTCCAGatgtagcatagaataatccTTGTTGTACGTACACATATTTGAAGATAAATATTtcgttattatttttgaaaacaaattataacaataaattttttttatttaaaaaaaaagacaataattatgtttttttttgaaaaaagagGGAACGGTGGGCCTTCAATATTTAGCCCATAAACCCCATTTCCTTGAGCTCATCCAAACCCTTCACCCTCGCTGCTTCAAACTCGAATTCCCACCTTCTACTCAACGCTGAAGCAATATTCTTGCCTTAAAACCTTCCGGTGGAGAAAGAAGCAGCAACAATCAGTTTGGGTCGATTTTGAAGAAGCAAGGTAACGAAGTAAATGCTGGATATGGCTTTTCGATTTCTTGCTTTGATTTTAATGGGTGTTAATTGATCCAATTTCGTGTCAAAGTGATTTGAATGTAGTGGAATTGTTGTTCCAGTTTTTGTTCTGAATTCGCATCAAAATCCTTGATAAACCCTATTGAGCATCTCTAGTTATTGTAAATCCTTTGGCAGAATGGAATTTGGAGAGGACATTGGCGGCTTGTCTGATGATGAACGTAAAGCAAAGCTTCTCTCCTCTCTGTTGAGAAAGTATGTCCCTGATGTCAATCACCCTTTTCCGAACCCTTCGGACCTGTCATACGTTGTGATGACTGTCAAAACTCACAAATTGCTGCTGGAGCGAGGTCTAGACAAACAAGAGGCGATGGATTGCTGGAAAAAGGCAGTGGATTCCTGGGACAATCGAGTGCGTTCTCTTTTGGCTGGACATATGGTAAGACAAAACTGTGTTTTTCATCATATTCCAGTGGAGGACttgtatgaaaaatattgaagcATGGAGCGTCCGTTAATCTCATTGTTCAATTTGTGTGATTTCTTTGATTTGCTCTATATAGCTCTTACTTCAAATAGTGCCAATATTACTTCTTTTTTCATTTAATTTCTTTTGGCTGGCTATATGGTAACATGAATCATGCTTTTTCATCATAGTCCAGTAGAGTATTTGTATGGAAAAGATTTAAGGGTGGAAGCATCTATTTGTTTAATTGTGCAATTTTTATGATTTCTTTAATTAGCGTGTATATTTCTCCTACTTCAAATAGCAACAATTGTACTTCTTTTTACAAGCATTTAACATAGGTTTAAATTTTCCTTTCTGTTTTTTATTAGTATATGTAAGAAAAAAGAATGGGCTAGGGAGTGCGTTCGTGCTGGAGGTTGAAATAGTAAGAAAGAATTAGTTATGCCACTGTGTAGAAAATTGATGCTGGGTTAATTgcttttttagttttttattgtTGATGGATATGCTTGGTTCTTAAACTTTGGAATAGCGGATTTTTTTTGCTTCTACTGAACGTAGAGTAAAAAGAGAAACTAGCATGACACTGAAATGTTTTAATTTTGTTAATGTGCTTTAGCCTACAGATAAGTGTTGGGCTGGGATAAGTTTGCTTGCGGTGACATGTCAAGAATGCAGTTCCCAACGTTTCTTAGCTTCATATTTTTCGTGGTTTACTGAGCTACTCAATCACATCCAGGTATAATTACTTTTAAACACCGTAAGTTTTGGTAGAATTTCTTGTTGTGTCGGCAGGCGTTGATCTTCGTATTGCCCTGACAAATTTATCTCATCACTTCCGAGGTTCAAATTATTGATAGGGCTTTTAAGATCTTGTACTCAGTTTCATTTGCTAATGTACCCTTTGAAATCATGGAGATGTACCAACATCCTGAAAAAGGGTAGCTGAAGATTTTTTAATTTACCCTCTGATCTTGTAATCGAAATTGAAGTTATGCAGAAGTTCCTGACAGCTTTTTATGGTATTAGCTTACATGTCATATGCAAAGTTTCAATGTTAACACAACTAGTTCCTGGGGTTTGTAGAGATTCCTTTGTAATACATTTTTATGGTGGAGGGATCAGACACACAAACACTTGCCATTCAAAAAGTGTCAATTGTTatgcactttttttttttgtgaatggTGCAGTTTATATGCACTCTATATTGTTTGTTTTTAAATCTTACACCGTTTTTTGGTCGTTGTTAGTAGCTTCCTGCAGCTTCTCCTTTCGTGAAGGTGGCTGCTTTTGCGGCTCTATCAGATTTGTTTACCAGGTTCGAACATTAGTACTGTTTTAAAGAAATGCTAGATTTTTCTTATATGTTTCTTCTAGTTACCCATGAAAAGATGTctagagaatttttttttaaaaaaaaacgttAGATGTTTGTTTGAATTTGTTTGTCAGTTGTCATCATTCATGTTTGTTTATGAGAATTTAAGCATAATCTAAATAGTAAAGTTACTTATTTATCAATATGAGTCATGAGGAGTGAGGACTATTTTTGGGAAAAATTTCACGCTTTCAtgcttttatcttttatcattaAATTTTCATCTTTACTGCTCTTAAATGATCTTCATTTTTCATGGGATCAGAGGTGAGAAATAAAAAACTGATCTTTGCAAAAGGGGTCTTACATCAACTTTGTGAGGTGACTAGTTGGCATTTATATTTTCTGTTTTTGTTAGAGTTCAAAGTCAGCTATATATCTGACTTGGGATTGGCCATAAGGAAAGTTATCCTTTTCATTAGGTTGTTTTATACCAATTTAATGTAGCTGGATTGCTTCTATTTAGTGACATTGTATATATTTTCAATAAAGTTTATGCGAATCTTTTTCTTCTCCGGTTGTTTTGTCTTTCttcttaattttaaatttatactgTTGTTATACTAAGATTTGGAGGTGAGtggttaattgttttgatctttTCTCATAATATGAGTTAGATTGAGTAGATTCCCTGAAGCAAAGAAGGATGGTACTTCACTGGCTTTGAAAGTTATTGAGCCAACTTTGAAGATGTTAAATGCGGATAGCTCCGGTGCTGTATGTGCATATATATTACTGCTTTACATTGTTTTGTGCATTAAATCAGATCTGTTGCACATGTGTGGGTTCATATGTCTGTAAatgttttatttcatgattttctatattcttatttattttttagccTTCATCTCTATTGTGGGAAAAGGTTCCTTGCTACCATGTTCATTTACGCTCGCTCACTGGAATATTCTCTCTGCAGGAAGAACTACTCAGTCTTTTATGCACCTTGATGAATTTCTTCCCACAATCTATCCACCGACATTATGATAATGTAAGTTCTCCATTCTTTTGCTTGATTGTCGGCTGTTTCTTTTTTCAATGGTGAACTTCGACAcacttgatttttattttcatgatgttagaaaataaactgtttttttatttttatattttttgtgcAGGTTGAAGCTGCTATCAGCTCCAAAATCATGTCTGGAGAATGTAGTGCTAGCGTTCTAAAGGTGAGAAAGTTTTCCCATGTTTCAATACAGCATTTTATTGGCCAAACCAGTGAGCTTCATTTGGTGTTTTTCATTTTCAGAAACTTAGTTATGGCTTGTCATTGCTTCCGAAATCAAGAGGAGACAAGGATAGCTGGTGTTTAATGATGACAAAAATTTTGCTGTTTATTGAAAGTCATCTTAGTGATGCCTTCCAAGGGCTAGAAGAAGGTATTAACCAGAGAGCGTTACCCAATAGGTTGTCCATTTTGATTCGCACATTGTAACTTGTTTATTTTCTTCCAGATTCCAGAAGCAGTAAGGCCATGAAGGTATTACTTCTTTCAGGTAAAGAATCCCCACCACCACTAGGAGGATTAGTGGTGCCTGATCagacttctaatctttcaacgAGGAGGCCTGAGCAATTGCTAGGGTCTAAAATTTGTGCTCTAATGAGTTGTTGTAGCACGATGCTCACAAGTTTTTACCCTGTTCAGGTAGCATATAATTTTTATGCTGATGCTTTTACATTAAgtgtaatggactgggctgaCCCAGCCATTCTTGcactcatggtcttctccccctggtggggagtttttgccctccccaggaatcgaaccttgtaccccatgctataggctggggagggatgcggtgaaaggacgtgggtcgttacataaaagggcgccctttttgtAACGACCCCATTACCAGGAATCATAAaactttgtacttaagcctggaggtacaaggttcgattccTGGGGTGGGCAAAAAACCCACTGCCAGGAGTGGGGAGGTCATGAGTGCGATGCCCGTCGAACCATGCGGTCCGAGCCCATGCTATAGGCTGGGGagggatgcggtggaaggacGTGGGTCGTTACATTAAGAGAAGCAGATGAGGATCTCAAAACTGATGCTTGTTAAATACCATTCGTGTTGAATGGCAGGTTCCTGTGCCAATCCGTGCTCTAGTAGCTCTTGCCTGGAGAGTTCTGCTGGTTGATGGCTCAATGCCTCAAAGACAATTTCCTTTCGGGACTATCCTGAAACAAGAATTTATATGTTCAGAATTTCCACTGTTGCAGTTGCATACTCTCGAGATTATCACAGCAGTTATCAAGGGTGTACGAAGGTGAATGCTGTTAGTGTCTTTCAATGTTTACAGATGCCAAATTTGTGTTTTAGTTCTCTAGGCTCTAGCGGTATTAAGTTTATGCAATCTTGCTTGAAGTTTTCCTCTCCACTAAATTCTCAAATGGGCCGTCAAACTATCTAAATTATGCAGGTCTGATACGAGTGTAGGATTGCCaaagcccaaaaaaaaaaaaagaccacAATTTATGGAAATAAAACATCACTGACAATTTGAGTCTTCTTGTCAAGGCCTAAGATTCTCGTCAAGAAGTATTCTAGTTATTCGGTGGGTAAAAGAAAATGCGAAAACTGATATTAAATCCAATTGAAAGGGTGAACGTAAGCGTTGGTCCCTGCAGAATCATACTGCAGATTTACTATAAACATTTGTGATAGCAGTTTGGGTTTGCAGTAGTGTGACTTCAGTTCACCTTCTTGATTTGCAACTAGTGCAACTATTCTTTTCCCTTTCTTGGAGTTGAATTATTAATGATCATTGAAATATTTTCATAGGTAAATAGACTGGTTTTGTTGCTGCAGCCAAAATCTTAGAATTGGCACAGTTCCTTTTTCTGTTCCTTTTTTTCCTGTGAAAAAAATGTCTTCTAAGTCCTAACTGCTTCATTTTGATCTCAATTTCGTCGACTATAAGTTGTTTAAACCAGGAAATTTCTATTCTTTGTGCAGCAAAGTATTACCACATGCTGCAGATATTTTACGACTGCTGATGGAATACATGAGGAGATGCACGTTTCCAGAGCTGAGAGTGAGAGCATACTCGATAATGAAAATCCTGATATCAATAGGGGGCTTTGGTATGCATCCCACATATTTGGtagttctttttattttttatatgtctGGTATGCAAAAGCAGTTTCTTTATATGTTTTAACTGCACTTAACCTAAATCATTATATCACACTCAAGTATAGTATCTCTGGTGCTTGCTCATGTGCTTTTCTATGAAAAATATAAGAGAAGCTTTTGAAAACAAATTGGATCTCTAAATTTCCAGTTCGCAAAATTCTTGGAAAAACTGTTCTATGTTGTGCTATGTAGGGTGGATCTATGAGCTTTTTCTATTCGTGCAGCGATTACTGTTTTTGTTACTTTCATGGGGTCTTTGATATTCTTGTTGTTTTCTGTCATCAATGTTGTTAAAACCACCACTAAATATGAATCTAATAGAAGACGAAGTATTAAAGGATGAAAGAATGCTAAGAGGAAGTTTGTGCCTAAATATATTAAGTGTGGGAAAAAATTAAGATCCGGACATCCACTTGGACTGGGAAGCATAACGAATTTTTTCCGCTTTCGGTTTCAGATTTAATCGGGTATTGGAGCTTCATAGATTGTTAATATATTTAGTGGTCGCCTCTTTAGAATATCGACTTGTTGCCCACTTTTCAGATGTAAACATCTTTCTCAGATTTGTTTGATGCACTTGAAACCGCTTTAAAGTCAAAAAGCGGTTGCGAAACGAGTCTTTGCGGTTCTTATCATGTCTCTCTGTTCGGTAAACTTCCTCATCATGCTCAATAACTATGGTATATTGTAAATATAACCATTCATCATCAATGCCCTTTCATGCAATTTTTTGAGATGaggaattttgaatatttactCAAGCATCAAATCTAAGCAATGTGCTGCACATGGAGTCCAATACAAGTGTGGAAAATTGTTTTCCAAAAGACGACCTGATGAAATAAAGTAAAATTActtaaaaaagaataaaaaaatcagAATTAAAACTGAATTTTTTACAATCTAAAATATTACCTGCTTTgacattgcagcttgcattatCTGTTACAACTTGAACCACATTCTTTTCTCCAATTCGATTCACAAATCTAGAAAGTAAATCATACATCTTGTCAGTGTGAGAGAGAATAACTTGAAGCATCAACCGATTCTACAGATACGGTTCCCTTAGGACCATTTACCAAGAAATTTATTAGCCTTCTACTTTTTTTATCCGTCCACCTATCTGCCATAATTGTGCACCCATACTTAGCATGATCTTCTTTGTGGGATTTGACAAACAGGTTCGTATTTGTCAACTCATTCTTCAAATACTTAACCCTTACTTCATAATATGATGGAGGTTTCATTCCCACTCCAAAAGTCCCAATAGCATCAATACAAGGGTGCAAAGAATAATATTTCACAGCATTGAAAGGAATTCCAGTATCATACATCTTCtcttaatttcttcttattctcATCATATTGGCCTTTATTTTTCCCACGCCTTTGTCTAACAATTTCATCTACATCTTTCGCAAAATAAAGGTCAATAGGCCCTGTTTGTTTAATCTTTTTCCCCTGTACCGTAGGCCCAAGCCCACTTGAACCGGATATTGGTCGCTTCCCTTTCCGTTTAGTTTgaagatcatcttcatcttcatcttcatcttcatcttcatcttcatcatcttccaAATCAACAATATCATCAAGTGAGGAATATCATTCATTTGATTCTTCAAACTGctcttttttttaatgaattctTTGATTTCTTCCTTAACATGCTCCAGTACTTTTGGACACACTTTCACATTTCTATTGCCC comes from Henckelia pumila isolate YLH828 chromosome 4, ASM3356847v2, whole genome shotgun sequence and encodes:
- the LOC140864412 gene encoding uncharacterized protein; the encoded protein is MEFGEDIGGLSDDERKAKLLSSLLRKYVPDVNHPFPNPSDLSYVVMTVKTHKLLLERGLDKQEAMDCWKKAVDSWDNRVRSLLAGHMPTDKCWAGISLLAVTCQECSSQRFLASYFSWFTELLNHIQLPAASPFVKVAAFAALSDLFTRLSRFPEAKKDGTSLALKVIEPTLKMLNADSSGAEELLSLLCTLMNFFPQSIHRHYDNVEAAISSKIMSGECSASVLKKLSYGLSLLPKSRGDKDSWCLMMTKILLFIESHLSDAFQGLEEDSRSSKAMKVLLLSGKESPPPLGGLVVPDQTSNLSTRRPEQLLGSKICALMSCCSTMLTSFYPVQVPVPIRALVALAWRVLLVDGSMPQRQFPFGTILKQEFICSEFPLLQLHTLEIITAVIKGVRSKVLPHAADILRLLMEYMRRCTFPELRVRAYSIMKILISIGGFGTANHVIPDVINIVFVDLDPLVYKDSTSSKAASEVVTKSRRKRKKHSSTAESFQEQPVKDVEVEMPQTLFPISVKIAALEVLEALLILGGYSKFDRWRPKVNHLLITIAANACKGGWSKEERNVSISGDPSLVWTDFQLASLRAVYASLISPGRTCPSHLASGLELFRSGTKERGTKLADYCDRALHGLIPPRTDPMVGTSLNSNDHDGQGHKFSDIPYATGHSQLSTFKVGIQGMDPPEPESEDDDLYENWVGNNNDEMEMQVTETQRNANDATEPLVTPVPSVSVVSEEKYLGASASNPTEKMEVGGNDFTAESPISETTKKQRRDSAPATSSNLLIGVQSDAVTSERATFKPSGQETAVENNLDDGIGISAKDEMYASMSEQLVLENKNDDVCPIIEKLSASLSRLEKSRESDNESADSIPDIVDGDPDSD